A portion of the Pseudomonas protegens CHA0 genome contains these proteins:
- a CDS encoding response regulator transcription factor, protein MRVAILDDEPAELARVEQTLREIPGPGEQPWTLHSFERGEDLLRQLRRETFDLLILDWQVPDLSGLSLLRWTREHMDSPPAAIMLTSRDAESDIVQALNTGADDYLSKPFRPNELKARVNAVLRRHGLQRNHSEEVQSFNDLSFDDAELTVTRAGAPISLTEREYRLARCLFANLGRPLSREYLYERFWTHEEIVSSRPLDTHIYRLRNKLGLTADRGWQLLTIYGYGYRLESVASPEEQGS, encoded by the coding sequence ATGCGTGTCGCGATACTGGATGACGAACCTGCGGAACTGGCGCGGGTGGAACAGACACTGCGAGAGATTCCCGGCCCCGGCGAACAGCCCTGGACCTTGCACAGCTTCGAGCGCGGAGAAGACCTGCTGCGCCAGTTGCGCCGGGAAACCTTCGACCTGCTGATCCTCGACTGGCAAGTGCCGGACCTCAGCGGCCTGTCCCTGTTGCGCTGGACCCGGGAACACATGGATTCGCCGCCCGCGGCCATCATGCTCACCAGCCGCGATGCCGAGAGCGATATCGTCCAGGCCCTGAACACCGGTGCCGACGACTACCTGAGCAAGCCGTTTCGCCCCAACGAACTCAAGGCACGGGTCAACGCGGTACTGCGCCGCCATGGCTTGCAGCGCAACCACAGCGAAGAAGTGCAGAGTTTCAACGACCTGAGCTTCGATGATGCGGAACTGACCGTCACCCGCGCCGGCGCTCCCATCAGCCTTACCGAGCGCGAGTACCGCCTGGCTCGCTGCCTGTTCGCCAACCTGGGCCGGCCGCTGTCCCGGGAATACCTGTACGAACGGTTCTGGACCCATGAGGAAATCGTTTCCTCACGGCCCCTGGATACCCACATCTACCGCTTGCGCAACAAACTCGGGCTGACCGCGGATCGCGGCTGGCAACTGTTGACGATCTACGGCTATGGCTACCGCCTGGAAAGTGTCGCGTCGCCTGAAGAACAGGGCAGCTGA
- a CDS encoding DUF4265 domain-containing protein: MDTSTAQFHKIIFKLTVDADGYPPVEYESMWGIQRGADVYQLDNTPYYLYGVSKGDWVLTRAEAHERIATGVVRQSGHSTLRVFAERESERSGIVQHLRSLGASCTVTRGLSLFTVDIVPEVSFCAIDQYLASITDDQHVAYEDACLQHEAIEPARLSECSSLASLECVTWRDH, translated from the coding sequence ATGGATACCTCGACAGCACAGTTTCACAAGATCATTTTCAAGCTCACCGTCGACGCCGACGGTTATCCACCGGTGGAGTATGAGTCGATGTGGGGCATTCAACGGGGGGCAGATGTCTACCAGTTGGATAACACGCCCTACTATCTCTATGGCGTGAGCAAGGGGGACTGGGTGCTGACTCGCGCTGAGGCCCATGAGCGGATCGCTACCGGCGTGGTGCGGCAATCCGGCCACTCGACGCTGCGGGTTTTTGCCGAGCGCGAGTCAGAGCGCTCGGGGATTGTGCAGCACCTGCGCAGCCTCGGCGCCAGCTGTACGGTTACCCGGGGCCTGTCGCTGTTCACTGTGGATATCGTGCCCGAGGTCAGTTTTTGCGCAATCGACCAATACCTGGCCTCCATCACCGACGACCAACATGTCGCCTATGAAGATGCCTGTTTACAGCACGAGGCCATCGAGCCTGCGCGCCTGAGCGAGTGCTCTTCACTGGCCTCACTTGAGTGCGTCACCTGGAGGGATCACTAG
- a CDS encoding DUF4265 domain-containing protein translates to MDDEHQEISIRVVAGQNSRGPVYEPLHVRRIDEDSYEILYSPGLALNLAKGDIISIKDPQAPAVVLKRGGNFCIHIYSDHIPEEHIMALAADVASELGGMLDGRYKGNLTLSVPARNGMDNIALFFNRFRETTGSEWYYANIYKNLDDTDDETLLDWWLAL, encoded by the coding sequence ATGGATGATGAACACCAGGAAATATCGATTCGGGTTGTTGCGGGGCAGAACAGCCGTGGCCCGGTCTATGAGCCGCTGCATGTCCGGCGCATTGATGAGGACAGTTACGAGATTCTCTATTCACCAGGGCTGGCGCTGAACCTGGCCAAGGGCGACATCATCTCGATCAAGGATCCGCAGGCCCCCGCCGTGGTGCTCAAGCGTGGCGGCAACTTCTGCATCCATATCTATTCGGATCACATCCCTGAAGAACACATCATGGCCCTGGCGGCGGATGTGGCGAGCGAATTGGGTGGCATGCTCGACGGGCGCTACAAGGGCAATCTGACATTGTCGGTGCCGGCGCGAAACGGCATGGACAACATCGCCCTGTTCTTCAACCGCTTTCGCGAGACCACGGGCAGCGAGTGGTACTACGCCAACATCTATAAAAACCTCGATGACACCGATGACGAGACCTTGCTCGATTGGTGGCTGGCCCTATGA
- a CDS encoding FecR domain-containing protein, translating to MNDLCPFPSTGRPQVARVALLLAGLILPLCAAQAAAPRLPYIDDNQQCRGQPLPATVEHLTGEAWKLDAKGREVLLQEGMSIDEKEGVRTSPSAFVSLSLGDGSRVVLPSSSQVTLQLNNQYAIPQVVLEQGQIESYVIKRTSDHDRFQIVTPVGVLGVRGTHFRVRNDDQQSLVEVLNGQVAVNREEDAPQPAPRRTRQRPVDKPAGPVPGEVQVMARQGLRIQKQGELKPVELLAAPRLLGQAGQTGALPVWQLILQPLPGASRYRAQVATDKDFLNIKQEQFSSTPQVNFTGLQAFFYHVRLSAFDEHGLEGETGVYDIFYYPRTTRVE from the coding sequence ATGAATGACCTCTGCCCTTTTCCGTCCACCGGCCGGCCTCAGGTCGCGCGTGTCGCCCTGCTGTTGGCCGGGTTGATTCTGCCGTTGTGTGCGGCACAGGCGGCTGCGCCACGGCTGCCCTATATCGATGACAACCAGCAGTGCCGTGGCCAGCCCCTGCCGGCGACGGTGGAACACCTGACCGGCGAAGCCTGGAAACTGGACGCCAAGGGACGCGAGGTGCTCCTGCAGGAAGGCATGAGCATCGATGAGAAGGAAGGGGTCAGGACCTCGCCGTCGGCCTTCGTCAGCCTGTCCCTGGGAGACGGTTCGCGGGTGGTGCTGCCTTCCAGTTCCCAGGTCACCCTGCAACTCAATAACCAGTACGCCATCCCTCAGGTTGTGCTGGAGCAGGGCCAGATCGAGTCCTACGTGATCAAGCGCACCAGTGATCACGACCGTTTCCAGATCGTTACGCCGGTGGGCGTGCTGGGGGTTCGCGGTACTCACTTCCGGGTACGCAATGACGATCAGCAATCCCTGGTGGAGGTGCTCAATGGCCAGGTGGCGGTGAATCGCGAAGAGGACGCGCCGCAGCCGGCACCGCGGCGTACGCGTCAGCGCCCTGTGGATAAACCGGCAGGCCCGGTGCCGGGTGAAGTCCAGGTCATGGCGCGCCAGGGGCTGCGGATCCAGAAACAGGGCGAGCTCAAGCCGGTGGAACTGCTGGCCGCGCCGAGGCTGCTGGGGCAGGCCGGACAGACCGGTGCCCTGCCCGTCTGGCAACTGATCCTGCAACCTTTGCCCGGGGCCAGCCGCTACCGGGCCCAGGTCGCCACCGACAAGGACTTCCTGAACATCAAGCAGGAGCAGTTCTCCAGCACCCCGCAGGTCAACTTCACCGGCTTGCAGGCATTTTTTTATCACGTGCGTCTTTCGGCGTTCGATGAGCACGGCCTGGAAGGCGAAACCGGGGTCTATGACATCTTTTATTACCCCAGGACCACCCGTGTTGAATAA